The genome window aggaaatttaaagaaggacgTACAGATGTTAATGATGTAGGCGGTCAGGGAaagaagcgagtgtcaaccgatgatctcgttgagcgagtggaaaacacaggtggctctgttctatgaggagggtattggaaagttggtaccacgctacgacaaatgtctaaatcggagtggcgactatatagagaaatagcgtaactatgttaagtacttgttacaaataaaaaattttttattttcactgtggttttaattttgtgactgatcggaccttgaaaaaaaaataccctcgtattataaattaaaacatttcatttaaaggTTCAGTCACTGCTCAGTTATCACTGAACCACACTCAATGACAGATACCGAATTCACGTCTGCATGTTAACAGAACAGTCCTTAACTTAGTTGAACAGAAATTGTTAATTTCTTGAATAaccacttttattaataattaaataattttatagtacagTGGTCGCTGGTTATTATGTTTCACTGATCAATGTTCTATGTTCATCTGATCAGTCGCTTATTATGATCAAATTAAGAAGTCCCAattcaaattacaaatttacattaattttttactgatttttatgatcatatattttaatttgctgttcgttatgatgataaattaaacgaaaagttaaaaatttttaattttattgcaacagGAAGTATGTTTGTTAGTAAAGTATATAGTATAAGTAAGAATACATAGGGCATATCACAAATTAGGCAAAAAATTATAGACAACCTTTTTTCCAGCTGATAGGAAATTCTTGAATGTGATGCAACATTGTTACGACTACACTGCACCATCATTTGAAAGAGAGAGACATTGTATGTTCCCCTCCTCAATACTCATCTTCTCTTTATGCTATAGAGTATGTACAATGTATAGTTATGCATGCCTAACTCCAATTCATAAGTCATTTAGTTGCATACACTGCAACGCATACCGCAGCAGTCTGTATACTATATTTACATACTGTTTGGTTCATTTTTTGCTTAACTGttatatactgtattaaaatatgcAGTCATAAGAAAAGAACTGATTTAAGTTTAGcagataaagttaaaattttaaagcaattcgacgaattgaaattaaaaatgaaaacccaAAGAAAAGCAGCAGTTAATTAGGCATTCCACAATCAACATTTAAGTATATTCTAAAAAATCGAAGTAAGTTCAAGGAAGTTGCTGTTACTAACCAGGAAAGTAAGCGTAGAGGTAAAAATCAAACAGTTGATGAAGTTTTACTAATTTGGTTTAAACAGACCAGCTCTATGAATATCCCTATTATTTACAGCATCCTGTTGCAAAAAGCAAATGATTTAGCACAAAAAATGGATGAGCAGTTTACTGCAACGGACAGATGGTTAACTAGATGGAAAGATTGGCAggaaataatctataaaaaactaCACGGAGAAAAATAAGACTGATGTTAATTTGGCTGACTGGGCAGAAATAATCTGAAAAACTACACTGAAAACATACATGGAAGAAAACATCTACAACATAGAATAGATAGGACTTTACTACAGAGTGACGCCAGATCAGTGCAcggttttaaaatatctatagcTTCTGccagtaaaaaaatgaaagttagaaTTACAGTAGctcttatttataatatgatcagATAAAAAACACCATTAATGATGGGCATAAGTAAAAAGGCTAGGTTTCAAAAGCGTAAAAAAATCTATTCGTTAACTATATGAAAAATTCAAACGGATAGATGACTGGGTCAATATTTGAAGGTTACTCATTTGAAGGGTGAATGGGATGTGCACCTttgtaaaaggaataaaaaaattgctttaattttggATAACTGTATGGCACATCTAGATTTGTCTCTGGAGAACAGTTAACTTGTGTTCTTACCACATTGATCATACAGCTGCTTGACcaaagaattattaaaaccttcaaaacatattattaatccgatttttgggaaaaaattattgatatgatAGACAATAGTGAAGGAACATGTATCAAGATTGCAAATAAGATCATGATTTTAGATGCTTTGCACCTGACAGCAAAAGCTTGAAGTATGGTTTCagaagaaagtattttaaattgttttaagagaTTTGAAAAAAGTGCTCCACAAGAAATTGTACAACTTGTTGAACTTGAAAGGCCTGCAACTATTGAAGAGCAGTTCAGTGCATGGGTAGAAATTGACAACGATTTATCTGTTGCAGACGTCATgcaatttactgttaaaaattcacaagaagaagaagatgatgacAAAAAGGAAGAGCCAGACAGAGAACCATTAAGTAAAAGGAAGGACCGGGAATCCGAAGAGCTTTGGAGGAATGTGTCAGTGGCGAAGAATATAAACATTTGAACaacttggaattattttttaataaacagacacaacaaaacaaacataaatgacatttttaaaagctaataatttagtaaaaaaaatgtaataaactcttagatttaaaaaaaatatactctaaACTAATTGTTAAATTGTACAACTAATATGTACATActgtaataatgtttaaaaaaacttttattttaagttatgtatTGTATCTTTTAAGTTAATATGTAGTTGTTTATtgtttcaaattgaaaataaaaattaaaaaagtgtggGTCTTGCATGTACACAATAACCTACTCCCCATTTGTCGACCATGCAACTGACAACTccatttttgaataatatgattacaattaaAACCGGAAATCCCGAAATGATCATATTAACCGGTGACCACTGTATTATACTAAACAACACATCACTAAAAAATGATGTGTTGTATGAAGATATACTGCTTTTAGTAAAAtgaacattcatttaaaaaaagaaaacaaagtagtTTTAACAGCAAAAATAAGTTAAGAGATGAGTTAAATGAGCAAAATCAAACTTTCCAGTTAAAAAGTAATGTGTTCAAAATGGCAATCATGTTTTCATATAAATTGTATCACATAAAGTTAACTTTTTAGGAGGGAAGTcttttatctgtaataattaGATAAACCAAAGCATCAACAACATGGTTATATGGATGCAATACCAGTTAACAGTAAATTTGAGATCAAGATATATCTGTTAAAAGTCAGTGGGTTACTGAATCAGATGAAGAATGCAATATTAAGTGGTCAATCTGAATTATAAAGTGAAGTTTTTTCTTTGAGTTAACTACATACCTACCATGAAGATATTTACTTGTGCCATTCACCcacaataatattgtattaataaccTTTACTCAACTCAAGTATGATGTACACCATTTCTGGATTTATCAGCAGTCATAGATGAGGTAGTTGCACCTTCATAAACACAGCATGAAGTATACTTGGGCTAGATAATTTATTGGCTCcctcattaaatttttcatattttgtaacacACTTTCAGAGCAAAGAATtccttataacaaaatttttatgaagatagAAAAAGTTATTACCCTCTAAAAAATGTCAATCCATTCCAAATGGTCCAGCACTGACTGCCACACCacttcagaaaaaattcataCTTTGTAGGGACATTCCCTTATGTTttggtatttgaaatttttattaactaatctttttaaatctttattgtatCTGGCTGaaaaatggtggccatttttgttttAAGCCTCATGCTGTTTTTATGTATTCGCAGGCATCTACGATTTTCTAAATTACTCAgcacttttaaaactttttcaaatattctatttcatgatatttacaagtTTAAGTGACCTCAGAGTTTATTCTTCATTCtccattattatctttaattgatGTCTTTAGGAAAAACTCCATACACAGTTTGTATCTTTTCTGTTAAGTGGTAGCATTTGCATTTTGTTGGGAATAGTGTAAATGAGCCTCAGTATGGGATGACATGACATCATAGCAGCATGGCTTGTAATTAACACTTCCACCTcgtcataattaatttatttacaatgttcCATTTCTTAGAAATCATTCATGTGAGTTGGATCCTTCATTCATATGTTTACTTTGTATAGTGtacattgattattatttactgtgtatgttactaaatatagttaaaaatacccattagtaaaaaaaaaatttttttttaattaaagaaagcaATAAATAACACTGTAATCAATTGAATACTGAATCGTTATTACTTTGACAATAATCTGCCGCCACCAAGTCATGGCCAGCAGGCCAGTCACTGCAGTGTTATCAGCAATATGTAACAATGTAATTTCATTCCAGCCCATACCGAGGCACATTTACACTACTCTCAACAAAAACAAATGCTGCCATTTAACAGAAAAGGTCTTAGAGTTTTATGGCAAGCTCCATTAGTAAAAATACCTACAGAACACTGATActctatttttacaaaagatcATGCAACTGTACACTTTAATAGCAGAGTAAAGTGAGACAAATTGTGAAGGAAGAAGACAATATAATGCAGGCACAGACTTGAACTACTTGCAGATGCATGAATGAGCCTGTACAATCCTGTAAGGcttctttttaataatgaattaatttattatcttttataaacaatttgtaatatttagCAGGTATAGATCCTGACTTCTGGataacattattttgataaagaaaaactttatatctaaaataacttaaaattatatattgggCAGTCTGTATGCTTATTTATAATAaggtacttcatttatttttatggaatggatttttttagttaaaaattcctTAGAAATAGCAGAATAACTCCTGATGCTTACTTATCCCGGATGTGGAAATTAAGAATGTTTTGCTCAAATTcagaattcttttatatttatttagaatttaatctCAAAGTTGAAATTTATAGTGAAGTTTGATCCCATAAAGACCTTTTATGTGTGCaattatcagatttttatctGATCCCTCAACAGAGATATTGcagctgaaaaattgaaaaaattcaatttttagaaaggtataatttttaaaggGTAAACTACTCAccactgatattttatataaagtaattatattcttAAGGATATAATGTACTTACATTTAACAAGCACAAAACAAAATTGATGCTGAGAAACTGATACTTCTTTGAGAAATTAcccaaagaaaaatgaattttgttcatATGCATCTGATAACTATTGGCTACAAAATGTatgtacatgaaataaaaaatcatattaggtAGGCAAATAGGGCTTTGATTTATAAGCAAGAATGTACtaaacacaatacaatttatttgaaaagccTAGATCATTCCAGTactgagtaatttaaaaaattgtagatgcCTGCAAATGTAAAAAACAGCATGaggcttaaaacaaaaatagctgccattttttaatcatatataaacaGTTTTCAGGGCAGCAGTCACTAAAATCATGTTACCCATATGAATGCCAACCTCTGTCTGGAAATGGCACATTAAGTAAAAGAATACACTAGAAAAaatcaccaaaataaaaaatagattagaataatttttttaaaatgataaaacagaatttaattgatgtaaattattcacaatatctgataacatttacatttaacgtcttccttttccttttttttttgaacctcCACCTTGGCTACTACCTCCTCCTTGTGTACTTTGATCTCCAGCGCTTTGCTTAGTAGCTCGGCTTTTAAGTTTTGGTATCATATTACACAAGTACAACATGATCGATTCAcctaaaaaaagaatgataattgacAAAAGTATCaatgtaattttactaaaaaatatatagtcaacATGCTTAATTTCCTCTATAACAACAAATAAGATGCAagtataaacatatattaaaatagccAGTCAAGTATTATTTACAGCaaaatttttaacctaaaaattacaTAGACAAATGAACAGATTAAActactactttaatattttttataaaatttatgcattttgtaaaaaaaaaaaaaaatagcaatcacaaaattagtaaaagaattattttcaaattcatttactgaaaaaaaaaaacatgatttaagCATTCTCTTAGAAACACAGcagaattttaaatatcatagcgttgtaagaaatttaaactaattgtGCGACAGTTCATGTATTACTcaacttccatttttttttttatgcggtAACACTTGCGCTTTGTCAGTACTGAGATGCACTTCTCCAATCTgacaaattctataaaatattttgtgtaaattagACATTTAATCTtggtttccataaaaaaattctgatggtATAAATCTAATTcttcagatttaatttaaattttaaagaatcataacaatttgtatttttgaattcaaagttttttgtaatatcatcATCAATACCTTTTCCACCTCAACATacgatcagttaatttttttgcactttaaatattcCTGCCATTTGTTAAATATACATTCCCTGGCCAGTAGTTTATAGTTCACATCTATAATATATTAGGCTTCATTTCCCAAAATGTTTGTAATCATCTTTTCTCTgcctcaatatatatatatatcttcaaccTCAAGAATTTATTGCATGAGAACAATGAAAGCTTCTCGTTTTctctttctattaattttactttacttccaaaggcatatatatatatatatatatatatatttatttcctgcATATATTGCATTGTTATACTTTCTATACTTATCCATAAgttctaatatatataattatcaaatatatatatatataaaaccccaTTAATGTTTACTTTCCTGTCAAATCTTCCTCTACTATCATATTTCCACTTTTAAAAGCATTCCCTCATTTTTCCACAGTATCtgctgttgtttttatttctaggagtattcttagaattttttcaaacttttcacaattaaattgtGACAGCTGTTCATGTACGTCTCTGAGTAGgttttaaatgtagtttaattttaaatttttgctaaatattgtaatattttcctgtatCCCTGCTGGACTCACCAATGTGAACtaaatactcttttttaatattatccaaCCAGTTTCATCCTCTGCAATGATATTCGTCTCAATAGaatcatcatttttttacaaatttgattgAATATATCTTTCTTCATTTACCTTCTAATATTTCATCATCTATTATTGAAAAGCTTAGagtttaaaactataatattgtTCTACCCTTGGGATTTACATCTAGCcagattaaaataatcttaaattttttacttctaagGTACTCTCTGACTTATCttcttttatattatcttataCATTATTACCCCTATGcctttatttctgttatttgattctgaattaattaaaattttctaagggAATATCCTTTTCAGCCCTTATCAACTATCAATTAGTGCCCTAAACAATGTTGAAGAGCTGATGATCTCTTTCAGGTATCACTCACTTCTTATCCTAACCTCTTCACATACATCTACCCACTAACCTATTTCTTTctcccccgacggggagtcttattctttaagactttgggagCTGGCCCTAgactctgcagcttttcttcccactacacccAGAGCTCCAGAATACTttacactacaccaagaacactataCAAATTGTAACATACACCCTTATACAACAACGCAACAACATTCTACACTATTTCTTCTTTCACTTACACTCGATGGCATTGCAATACCTTACAAAACACAACCACAACCCAAGGTAAAATTACTGGGCCAATAGGTGAATGGCTCTATATATTAAGTCTCAAACGATGTCCTCTGAGCACCTGGGCCAACCCAATTTTagttagctctagctccagtatgtATGCGCTCTGGAATGGTCCATTACATCGCCGTTAATCATGAGACCAAAATTACTAGTCCACAAATAACTCATGATGGTTGGTGatccatgaaaaataaaaaaaatgaaaaaaccaccaatattAGTCTTGTGAAGAGGTCTCATTCAGTGTTGCCTGATGAGGATAATAGTCATGCAGAAGAAACTGCATTAAATCCTGATGCATTAAgtcttaaacataaaaatattagatttgttgttctccgaaataatcaggaaggtggctccttGCATAAAGTGTAGTATTTcttgataaaagttataaaatgtttaagtgGTTCCCCAAAGAACATTAGAAAATTGTGAGACAAATAGATTCTGATTGAAAGATTTATGAGTCTATCTATCTTATGTCTCCATATTATGGGGagtataaatataagtacagaatgccacaaaactCTAAATACAAGCTGGGGAGTAATTTTCTGCTGAGACATTTTAGATATGGATGTTACTGAAATAGCTTCGTCTCCAAGATGTTGTACAAGTGAAGTGTATAATGAAATGGCAGAGTGGAATGGAAGACCCATAACTTTCTCTTGTAGTGACTTTCAACCTTCCAgtacatggaaaaaataaaaggcGGTTATCTTTCAGTTCGAATATGACCTTTCATTCCCAACCCACGACAATGTTTCAAATGCCTAGTATATGGACACACTACAACATATTGCTTGAAAACAGATCTGTACTTGATATGCTAAGGAAGGTCATGATACTAACTGCCatgaagatgaaaaatgtgcGAATTGCAGTGATTCACATACAGCTCGCTCccaagattgcccaacttttaaagaagaaatggcAATTCTCAGAATTTCCAGCGAGCAGAAGCTATCTATTTCAGCTACACAAAGAGAACATAAAAGACAATTAACTCatggaacctggttaaaccagatgtgtCTTTTGCCCCCACTACATCAAAACAAGCTCCTACAAATTCAGATATTCAGAAGTGCGGATCCTACAGTGACCTAAAATAACTTGTTCAGATGTTAACTGaccaagtagcttcacttacagacACTATTTCATAGCTGACTAAGATGAACAAAAAGTCATTAGTCACAGTGAGTGAAACCAACAGTGGGATCTCTCTGCAAGTTCCTGTCCCCAAAGTTTTACCTATACGGGCAGGAGTAAACATAGCTGGCAGTAAGCCATCTAATAAGCTCCCTGTTACGGGAGCCCACACAACCACCCTCTCTGTAATGTCAACTGCAACttcccatttttcaaaatttccttctCCATTACCTCATTTACTGGAAGATATGGTTGAGGATCCGCCCAACCCCAGGACATCAGAATTCTTGAAAATCAAAAGTACaactaatttttcatatattttcctgCAATTCTGTATCTATACCTACATTTTTCTTATGAAGATTATTCAGTGGCATGTTATGAGTTCTACGGTCGTGTAATGAAGATGTTACAGAATTGACGTGTGCACATGAACCACTAATCATGTGCATGAACCAAGAAACGCATCTTCTACAATAAGATGCAGTAATACTTGGAGGCTATTTTTGTAGAAATACGACTGTCCCTTAGATAGTAGAAAGAGTGGTGGTGATGCTATTTTCATGCGCAATGACGTGTCGGCTACTAGGATACCACTAGCTACCCTCATTCCCGCTGTTGTTGTGaaggtctctatccccttcaaattcCATATTTGCATCTCTCACCAAACCCTGAATTCAATGCTCTAGAAGTGtcaatatctaataatattattattattattaattactattgtcattattattattgatttatcttattttatttaggttctatattattaaactaataaattataggtatataaacattttcaattgtcaatttctcaatatcctgatcaggccgcaaatatgcgacagtattaataataattatttaagcaaTTCAAAAAAATCAGAGTAAGTTGGTAAACAGTgatgtacatttattatttacaaattctcTAAGTGTATAGAACAAATTCGTTGTTAAGACTGATTTCTAGATCAATTGGTTTCAGATTCAAATCCTGGCAAGGTCTGGAATTTTTTCATAGATATTTCAACTACCTCTTCTTCTTCCttgaaattatctaaaaataaaattgacaaaaaagacCAGAGTTTTGCTTGTAGCAGTACGGTCCAAGGTTTgtagtaatcaaataaaaaactacaataaatctGTAAGcccattttgaaatttggtgATTCACAAATGATATGGCCTGTATTTCAGTAATATTGTGAAATAAGTTTTACattgacataaataaaaaaatacctcaatAAAAAGAATggactttaatttaatttttaaaatctgatgcagaaaaaagttgaaataataccAGAATGTAATGAAGAaacatttaacttaaaatgtaatacTTACGATCGGGTAAATCCTTGTTAACAGGTGTTCCGTCATCATTTTTTAGCTGAATACGGATGCGACCTCTGTAAAGCATTTCTTTACTCCTTTCTCGtgggtataatttattttcaacaccAATCTTAAGCCCAGTTGTTAGTAAGAcatcttttatttcttgatgggttggattttcaacacatttctctTTTGCAATACGTCTACCTTgacataatgtttttttactatttatatatgcTGGATAAATAcaaatccatctgaaaaaaaaagttaattttcatcataaaaaataaagaacatggAGTATGATTTACTGAAAttagaaaagaatacaaaaaaagcgTATCTCTTAATATACCactaaacaataaacaattttatctatCCCTAACTCCTAGAAAtaagagttaatatttttaattaatattccagAGAGCAGAAAATCTGTactgacaaaaaattacattggtcaaaataatttgtacgtttaatttttacatataaaaaaaaacagagtgaGACATAAATAGCAGATGGTTTTACTAAGACttgtaatttattactatagAAATGTACAGAATTTACTGTTGTTTaagttgatataatttaatttttagaatcaatattcattaaatttcccACATTTTTCCATGATTAACCTTGAATAGAATGCATAACTCTTTGTTAAGGCGTTTTGTGTGACATCACCTATGTCTTTTTGAGAGCATTCCTTCAATTCACAGATGTTGGCTTGTCATATCTCACAGAACTTGGCTTTCAAATCtccccaaacaaaaaaatctcCTATTGAAAAGTCTGGTGACCAGGTGGGCAGTTACCATACCGCAAAATAGTAAATATTCTTCTCATTGAATTTCAGCAGACATATGAGTATATCTCCATCTCATTGAAACCAAAGCCTACCATTACACAGTAATGTTTACTATTGATGGTTGCAGGAATACTGTCatttgatttgcaaaacaacggTCCAATAATCTGATGTAAAGTCACAGCACACCACCACACAGTCATTGTGTCTCTGTGGAATGGCTTTTGGTTTAATTCCCAAGGGTTGTTCTCTACccaataacaaattttgtttttttacgaaGTCGTTAAGATGAAAACAGATTTTATCAGGCATTACAAGATAATCAAGAATATTGGGATTTATATTCATCAATGCTAAAAACTCTTTCCAAAAAATAACTCTTGGTTCTTTATCCCTCTCTTCTAATTTGTGAATGTGATTTTATAAGCATGAAATTCAAACTCACTACACAGAGTAAGACAAAGAATTTGATAAGATACATCAAGCATCATGGTGTGGCATCAAATTGACCTTGATGAACTTTagataatggcaacagtaaacagATTACATTTTCAGGCATAAAGACTGATAGAGGATGACCAGATGGTTTTAAATCTTGATCCCTCTTCATGCCATTTTTCAACCTCCAATAACAAAGTTTTCCAGAAGGTAAATTTCACGTAATAAAATGTCTCTGAAATTCACCCAATAACTAACATAATTCATTTTAGAAAGCAAATTTACAGCAAACATACTTCTAGAATAGACCAATGTTCCATGATGAATAATTCCTAACAATGCACTCTCtggaaataattatattgttagtGTTAGAAATGTAATTGCAAATTCATATATGTGGTGCTATTGTTAGTCACAACTAACAATCATATGTTttgatggttaattttttttgtgtatgcaTTAAAAGCAGCAACATGTAAATAAGTTGCTCAGGGTTTATTTACTGCGATTATCCTTCCCATCAGGTTATAGGCCTTTGTACAGGCGTTTAATATTGTTCTAGTTAAAGTGAACAGTGTTAttattctacatatattttttttttcatttaatagagGTTGTGCAGTCAGGGCTCTGTTTTTAGCATAacctaataacatttttaattttttacagtaaagttGATATTTGGTATACAATTGTATGAGGGATCAGTATGTTTCATTTAAACAACCACAAGTAACTTGCCACAGATCGAGAAATTAAGAGCATGACAGATTACAGTGATTGG of Lycorma delicatula isolate Av1 chromosome 9, ASM4794821v1, whole genome shotgun sequence contains these proteins:
- the Srp19 gene encoding signal recognition particle 19; its protein translation is MATIWSPDKKHSDRERWICIYPAYINSKKTLCQGRRIAKEKCVENPTHQEIKDVLLTTGLKIGVENKLYPRERSKEMLYRGRIRIQLKNDDGTPVNKDLPDRESIMLYLCNMIPKLKSRATKQSAGDQSTQGGGSSQGGGSKKKGKGRR